The following coding sequences lie in one Drosophila bipectinata strain 14024-0381.07 chromosome XR, DbipHiC1v2, whole genome shotgun sequence genomic window:
- the LOC108119439 gene encoding NADH-cytochrome b5 reductase-like has translation MVTEEQDLKRESLASEEQDPFVIQESDCCGNGCTNCILDNKPKPSRRLLLAGKRNVILPYTKFRLIWRESHPANDTVLFLHLRHAVNEEDDESVLDIPPGHHVMLRDGSLLRPYSPYWSDFLAKEFRILVKLQSGGGMSQKLASVQVNDILEFRGPIGNYQYDASVTKCLFIICQGVAIAPTLPLVRQVLENEDDMSRIWHLVCSRDLQHVYFREELLEFARNWNYKSCLYLPHQQCGSSACQAADHCLPECLELAKSLRYKEAAKISRLDISELSSFANQNIPGTRVAIIAGDSRFQENMKEMATKALDLEPANVYLL, from the coding sequence ATGGTGACCGAGGAGCAGGATTTAAAAAGGGAATCTTTGGCTTCCGAGGAGCAGGATCCGTTTGTCATTCAGGAATCGGATTGCTGTGGCAATGGCTGTACTAACTGCATCCTCGATAACAAACCGAAACCAAGTCGGCGCCTGCTGCTGGCCGGCAAGCGGAATGTGATCCTACCCTACACAAAGTTTCGTTTGATTTGGCGGGAAAGCCATCCAGCGAATGATACTGTGCTTTTTTTACACCTCCGTCATGCGGTGAATGAGGAGGACGATGAATCAGTGCTAGACATTCCTCCCGGCCATCATGTGATGCTCCGCGATGGCTCCCTGCTGCGTCCCTACTCGCCCTATTGGAGCGACTTTCTCGCCAAAGAGTTCCGCATCCTGGTGAAGCTCCAATCCGGCGGTGGTATGTCCCAGAAACTGGCTTCTGTCCAGGTCAACGATATCTTGGAGTTCCGAGGGCCGATAGGAAACTACCAGTACGATGCCAGCGTTACCAAATGCCTCTTTATCATCTGCCAGGGAGTGGCCATTGCCCCCACGTTGCCTCTGGTGCGGCAGGTGCTCGAGAACGAGGACGACATGAGTCGCATCTGGCATTTGGTTTGCTCCAGGGATCTCCAGCATGTATATTTCAGAGAGGAGCTCCTAGAATTCGCTCGCAACTGGAACTACAAGAGCTGCTTGTATCTACCACACCAACAATGTGGATCTTCCGCTTGCCAGGCGGCGGATCATTGCCTACCAGAGTGCCTGGAGCTGGCCAAGAGCCTGCGATACAAGGAGGCAGCCAAGATATCGCGATTGGACATCTCGGAGCTCTCCAGCTTTGCAAACCAAAACATTCCAGGAACTCGCGTGGCCATCATAGCGGGAGATTCCAGATTTCAAGAGAATATGAAAGAGATGGCCACCAAAGCTTTGGATCTGGAGCCAGCCAATGTATATTTGTTGTAA
- the LOC108119430 gene encoding transmembrane protein 185B → MNLESLFRDFNPCKFIVHCSLFTFVTLFALRLDNFIDWPYWAIFTPLWIWKCTAILGAIVGAIVWCRYPHYRLEGDAYTQFKAMLISLALHLILLMFELLACDKLTSDRHLWVLVFIPLIFGSVVSVGACVWAVKHDRSFELELFLAVNALQFVSLPLKLDKFVYWHWDVVFVPMWIVICLSLVSVLYNIIFCGIMMRTPEVSLQQKKAALNAAVGNICTVLPLLCFQVVICDKLDGELKFPYIVVFSPLLVSILALIILSFTAKGGNMWWFGIRKSFSQFLLSAMPFLQEYGNISYHAETHSGNAGQSVPLDATSSSTSTGGGSGSEQLHEFGKHDKKSKKAAKNDILKPVVPFVSIDLPD, encoded by the exons ATGAACCTGGAATCGCTCTTCCGCGACTTCAATCCCTG CAAATTCATCGTCCACTGCAGCCTGTTTACATTTGTGACGCTATTTGCACTGCGTCTGGATAATTTTATTG ATTGGCCCTATTGGGCTATTTTTACGCCACTCTGGATATGGAAGTGCACAGCCATACTGGGTGCCATTGTGGGGGCGATTGTGTGGTGTCGCTACCCGCACTACCGCCTTGAGGGCGATGCCTACACTCAGTTCAAGGCCATGCTCATCTCCCTGGCGCTGCATCTTATATTACTGATGTTCGAGCTACTGGCCTGCGATAAACTGACCTCGGATAGGCACCTCTGGGTGCTGGTCTTCATACCGCTGATCTTTGGGTCGGTGGTCAGTGTCGGTGCCTGTGTGTGGGCCGTGAAGCATGATCGTTCCTTTGAGCTGGAGCTATTCCTGGCTGTGAATGCCCTGCAGTTCGTATCACTGCCGCTGAAACTGGACAAGTTTGTGTACTGGCACTGGGACGTGGTGTTTGTGCCCATGTGGATTGTGATTTGCCTGAGTCTGGTCAGTGTTCTCTACAATATTATATTCTGTGGCATTATGATGCGCACCCCAGAGGTGTCGTTGCAACAGAAGAAGGCGGCTCTCAATGCGGCCGTTGGAAATATATGCACGGTGCTGCCCCTGCTGTGCTTTCAG GTGGTGATATGTGACAAGCTCGACGGCGAGCTGAAATTCCCATATATAGTGGTCTTCTCGCCGCTACTCGTCTCCATTCTGGCCCTAATCATTCTCAGCTTTACGGCCAAGGGCGGAAATATGTGGTGGTTCGGTATTCGGAAGTCATTTAGCCAGTTCCTGTTATCGGCCATGCCCTTCCTGCAGGAATACGGCAACATTAGCTATCACGCAGAGACGCACAGCGGCAATGCCGGGCAATCGGTGCCATTGGATGCCACCTCATCGTCGACGAGCACGGGCGGCGGTAGCGGCAGCGAGCAGTTGCACGAATTCGGGAAGCACGACAAGAAAAGTAAGAAGGCTGCCAAGAACGATATCCTCAAGCCGGTGGTGCCATTCGTGAGCATTGATTTGCCGGACTAG